The following are encoded together in the Lactuca sativa cultivar Salinas chromosome 1, Lsat_Salinas_v11, whole genome shotgun sequence genome:
- the LOC111885955 gene encoding uncharacterized protein LOC111885955: MVLTLWSLRPRYTQPPDLRKEYGSISSFCTFKINHGGSFTNTVSGRSYIDGLVDHFDFVDMDVLSVHELDDMMAVLGYNDGGIMFYHFMIPEIDLDSGLLPLGTDQEVIQLARYVLNHKKINLYIEHGNTRVVPYFKSPLKVHIEEVEGNDSPEMNRVRMKRKSIGSCSKKLDLNESTDLSKLIVPYEPVINKKHSVDRENDPFKGIWWGKNLHDVEFFEDEYSGSKESVSEGPWSEGSRSEGNMPDDESEDKDFFVDLENIVDDVDVDMKEFHIHVDEDVEWVQKTTKEASGSGVDFTEGEDLEVIDPESFESPIVDEDNNRERMLRDIRKEKSCSEGVVHQKAFTLGQKFKTKKDVKEYINKHAVEIKRDLHFEKNDKTRIRAKCRGVVPYMSGGPWTKSRTGFKDKTVNMKEGKCPWVVLVSRPKERDEWVVNTLVSEHRCVQSRTIKACNYKFIAANIVKQIESNPTIPANALQEDLIQKFEMNMSRMKVHQAKELAQKHVFGDFQKQYAILRDYGLELMERNPGTNVKIDCYSEPNLNSDTRTFRRIYICLGALKEGFKANLRDFIGLDGTFMKGPYPGQILTAAGVDSNNGIYSLAYALVENETTNSWTWFLEQLGDDLELYANSNFTFISDRQKGIIPVIAKLFPQAEHRFCLRHIYENIKRQWKDKELKDLVWACATATTIRHFEKALEELKKFKAEAHDWLIQIPLAHWARSHFSGRAHTNILLNNLCEVLNGKIQGGRDKPIIYCLEEIDRCNDPLTPTATSLLDQMKRQAQKHRCIFNGVKTQVTTHWGDQFIVNLDEKTFTCRHWEITGMLCSHAISAIWDKIKHGAENVPELEHWVHPCYWLVTWAEVYKCKIEPINGRLMWPKSQCPTKLLPPKHVVQVGRPKKKRKRAYDEPTTQGHKLSKRWTTVTCRKCNNKGHNSRTCKGQGGPNDKRTEETGG; the protein is encoded by the exons ATGGTGCTCACATTGTGGTCTTTACGTCCACGCTACACCCAACCACCTGACCTACGTAAAGAATATG GTTCTATTTCAAGCTTTTGCACATTCAAGATAAATCATGGAGGTTCATTCACAAATACGGTATCTGGAAGGTCATACATAGATGGGCTTGTTGATCACTTTGATTTTGTGGACATGGATGTGCTTTCAGTCCACGAGTTAGATGATATGATGGCAGTTTTAGGGTACAATGATGGTGGTATAATGTTTTACCATTTCATGATCCCAGAGATAGACTTGGATAGTGGATTGTTACCCCTTGGCACCGATCAGGAAGTCATTCAGCTGGCAAGGTATGTGCTTAATCATAAGAAAATTAATTTGTACATCGAGCATGGAAATACTAGAGTAGTCCCTTACTTTAAGTCCCCATTGAAGGTTCATATTGAGGAAGTTGAAGGGAATGATTCTCCTGAAATGAATAGGGTTAGAATGAAAAGGAAATCAATTGGGTCATGTAGTAAAAAGTTGGATTTGAATGAGTCCACTGATTTGTCAAAGTTAATTGTACCCTATGAACCTGTAATCAACAAAAAACACTCAGTTGATCGAGAGAATGATCCCTTTAAGGG AATATGGTGGGGGAAAAATCTACATGATGTTGAGTTTTTTGAGGATGAATACAGTGGAAGTAAGGAAAGTGTTAGTGAGGGTCCTTGGAGTGAGGGTAGTAGGAGTGAGGGTAATATGCCCGATGATGAGAGTGAGGACAAAGACTTCTTTGTGGATTTAGAAAATATTGTAGATGATGTGGATGTTGATATGAAAGAATTTCATATACATGTTGATGAAGATGTTGAGTGGGTTCAAAAAACCACCAAAGAAGCAAGTGGTAGTGGTGTTGACTTTACTGAAGGTGAAGATTTGGAGGTCATAGACCCAGAATCGTTTGAGTCACCTATTGTAGATGAAGATAACAACAGAGAGAGGATGTTGAGAGACATAAGAAAGGAAAAAAGTTGTTCTGAGGGTGTAGTTCATCAAAAGGCTTTCACATTAGGACAGAAGTTCAAAACAAAGAAAGATGTGAAAGAATATATAAACAAACATGCAGTAGAAATCAAAAGGGATTtacattttgaaaaaaatgacAAAACAAGGATTAGGGCTAAGTGTAGAGGAGTGGTCCCATATATGAGTGGTGGGCCATGGACAAAGTCAAGGACTGGATTCAAGGACAAAACAGTAAATATGAAAGAGGGTAAATGTCCTTGGGTTGTACTGGTGTCTAGACCTAAAGAGAGAGATGAATGGGTAGTGAACACCCTAGTTAGTGAACATCGGTGTGTGCAATCAAGAACAATTAAAGCTTGCAACTACAAATTCATTGCAGCAAACATTGTGAAGCAAATTGAGAGTAATCCAACCATTCCAGCCAATGCACTTCAAGAAGATCTCATTCAAAAATTCGAGATGAACATGTCAAGAATGAAGGTACATCAGGCAAAGGAATTGGCTCAGAAGCATGTTTTTGGGGATTTTCAGAAACAATATGCTATTTTGAGGGACTATGGACTAGAGTTGATGGAAAGAAACCCAGGTACTAATGTGAAGATCGATTGTTACAGTGAGCCAAATTTAAATTCTGATACAAGGACATTTAggagaatttacatttgtttagGAGCATTAAAGGAAGGATTTAAGGCTAATCTAAGGGATTTCATAGGGTTGGATGGTACTTTCATGAAAGGTCCCTATCCTGGTCAAATTTTGACTGCCGCAGGGGTAGATTCCAATAATGGGATATATTCTCTTGCATATGCTCTTGTTGAGAATGAAACCACCAATTCATGGACATGGTTTTTGGAACAACTTGGTGATGATCTGGAACTTTATGCTAAttcaaacttcactttcatctcagATAGGCAAAAG GGTATCATTCCTGTAATTGCCAAACTTTTCCCTCAAGCTGAGCATAGGTTCTGTCTGAGGCATatttatgaaaatataaaaaGGCAATGGAAGGATAAAGAGCTCAAAGATTTGGTGTGGGCATGTGCAACTGCTACTACTATAAGGCATTTTGAGAAAGCATTAGAAGAGCTAAAGAAATTCAAAGCTGAAGCTCATGATTGGCTGATACAGATTCCTCTAGCTCATTGGGCAAGATCTCATTTCTCAG GGAGGGCACATACTAACATCTTGTTGAATAACCTGTGTGAGGTTCTGAATGGAAAAATACAAGGTGGTAGGGACAAACCTATCATTTATTGTTTGGA AGAGATTGATAGATGCAATGATCCTCTCACACCAACTGCCACTAGTCTTCTTGATCAAATGAAAAGACAAGCACAAAAGCACAGGTGTATTTTCAATGGGGTTAAAACTCAAGTCACTACTCATTGGGGTGATCAGTTTATTGTGAATTTGGATGAAAAAACATTCACATGTAGACATTGGGAAATTACAGGCATGTTATGCTCACATGCAATAAGTGCAATATGGGACAAGATTAAACATGGAGCAGAGAATGTTCCTGAGTTGGAGCATTGGGTCCACCCATGCTACTGGCTAGTTACATGGGCAGAAGTGTACAAATGCAAAATTGAACCTATAAATGGTAGATTGATGTGGCCCAAATCACAATGCCCAACCAAGTTGCTTCCACCCAAACATGTTGTTCAG GTGGGTAGGCCCAAAAAGAAAAGGAAGAGGGCATATGATGAACCTACTACACAGGGGCATAAACTGTCCAAGAGGTGGACCACTGTCACATGTAGAAAGTGCAACAACAAAGGGCATAATTCAAGAACTTGTAAAGGTCAAGGTGGCCCTAATGACAAAAGAACTGAAGAAACAGGAGGATAG